CCCCGCAAACGGGTTCCGACAACAAGGGTCAAGACCAAGAGGGCCACACTGACGACGTAGACCCCTTTGGCGTAAGTTTGAAAAACCTGATAGGGCAGAAGTGTTAAGAAAACCATGGCCAGAAGACCAACACCCAATCCGAGACCTTGTCGCCATAAATAATTTGACGCGTGTCCTCCCTGAAGGGTTGCAGAAAAAACAAAGAGGATCCCCATCACCGACAGAGCCAAGACCGCGGCCAAAAGGCTCCAATCCACCCGTGCCAACATGCGAGGAGAAGGTGAAGAATTCCCCACACGAAAAAAATGCGGGACAATGTCGGCCATCAGAGAGACTCCCGTGGGTAAAACTCATTGATCATTGCCCGGGCGATGGGTCCCGCGGAGACAGATCCGTGCCCACCGTTTTCAACGAATACCGCCAAGGCCAAACCCGGTTTTTGTCCCGGCCGGCCCGCGTAAGCGGTAAACCAGGAATGGTCTTCTCCATGGGGATTCTGGGCCGTGCCCGTTTTGGCGCCAATCACGAGATCCGAACGCTGAACACCCCGTCCAGATCCCTCCAAAACAACGCCCTCCATCGCCCGACGCAATGTGGCCCAAACAGTCTCCTTCAAGACGACCCGCTGGCGTGGATCAGGATTTTGGTGAAAGAGGATTTTATTTTCAGGAGAAACAACACGGTCCACCACATAGGGGCGCCACACGGTCCCCCCGTTGGCCAAGGCCGCAAAAAATACCGCGGCTTGAAGGGGGGTCGCGGTCATGGCCCCCTGGCCAATACTAAAGTTTAACGTGTCCCCTTCAAACCACCCTTGGCGCATCACTTTTTTTTTCCAGGACCGGCCCGGGACCAATCCGGAGGATTCGCCGGCTAATTCAATACCGGTTTTCTCTCCAAACCCAAACGCCTTTGCCATGGCCTCGATCGGATCCGGGCCGAGGGCCCGGCCGATATTGTAAAAGTAGATGTTGCATGAAAACGCCACGGCCCCAAAAAATTCTTTTTGTCCGTGCTTGTTCCAACACCCGAATTCCCGATCTCCCAACCGATAGGACCCCGTGCACAGAAAGGATTTACGGGTATCCCAATCGATGTCCTGAAGTCCCGTAGCGGCCGTCACAATTTTGAAGACAGACCCTGGAGGATATATTCCCTGAATCGCTCGATTGAAGAGCGGGAGAGCCTGGTCACTGAGATAGGCTCCTAAGTTTCCAGAGGAGTCATAGCCGGGAGCACTGGCCAGAGCCAAAACAGCCCCCGTTTGTGGGTCGAGAGCGACCGCCGCTCCGCGTCCCGAAATGGACGCCGCCAACCCCGCTTCCGCGACTGATTGCAGTCGGCGATTAATCGTTAAATAAACATCATTCCCTGGGGAGGAGGGAATCCGGCGAACCACCTGAAGGTGACGGCCCATGGCGTCCACTTCAAATTGGAGGCCCCCATCGGTTCCCCGCAACAACTCATCGTAAACGCGTTCAATGCCATTTTTTCCCACCCACTGACCGTGTCGGAGCCCTTGGTCTCGAGATCGACGAAGTTCTGTTTCATCCACTTCTCCGGCGTAACCCAGGATGTGGCATGCCAAAAACCCATAACGGGGTCTCCGCTGGGGTTCCACTAAAATATTCACTCCTGGCAGAAACAAACGTCGTTCCATTAGAGCCAGAGCCACAGGGGAGGGAATGTCCGTGAGCACACGGGTAATTTTTCCTGATTTCCGGGCTTCGGCCAATTTTTGTTGAATGATCTTAAAGGATTCAGGGAGGCGTTCTGAAAGTTCCCGTTTAATGCTTTCTATAGACGTGGTCGCCTTGTCACTGTAAGAATAATAAAGTGAAAATCGAGGGGCGTTTTCCAGAAGGGGTTCATCGGTGTTGCCATCACGGGCAAACACCAGCCCTCGGGGCGCAAGCAGGGGAAGGACCTGGGTACTGTTCATTTTGGCACGACGTTCCATGTCTTGACCCCGTACCACCTGAAGATAAAAAAGACGGAGGAGGAGGGTAAAAAACACCACGGTCACGAACGACGACAAAAGGAAAATTCGATAATCTTCCCGGGAGGAGAACAAAGAAGAGGTCCGATTAAGCATTGGCTTTAGAGGGGCGGGGAACCCAGAAATCGCTCCACGCGGTCACCGCCCAAAAAACAGCGGGGGCGGCCAGCCCGTTTAAAAAGATATGAATCAAAACCAACCCCAACCCGGGGCGTCCCACGCGGGATTGGTCAAAAAAGGAGGCAAGAATGTAAATTCCGATTTCCACAACACAGGTCGCGGCCACCGCTAAGGAAAGTTGGGTTCCGAACTTATCTTCGTTCAAATTTTTAGAGAGCGTCCCCGATACAAATCCAACGAACGCCAGGAGCCAGCCCTGAACCCCAAAAGCAGACATCCCGTGTACATCCAACGCCAATCCCCATAGAAATCCTAGCGTCATGGCAAGTTTCGTTCGCCCCTGAGACCCCAAGACAAGAGTCACCAGCAAAAGCCATTGGGGCGTTGGCCACCCCGTTGGAATAATATAGAGAAAAAGAATTTGGAAAATCCACATGAAAAGCAAAGAAAGCGAAAAATAGGCCAGGAATCTCTTCATGGGGTTTTGTTTCGTGTTATCGATTTTTCATTCACGGGTGAAAGGATCAGGAGCTCACGCACAAAACCAAGGCGTGCGGCGGGGAAAACAGCCGCCCTTTTAGAACTGGCCCCGACGGGTTCCACCACATCTGTTACATGACCCACTAAAACATGGGGGGGATAAACGTCCCCTAACCCCGCGGTGACGATTTCGTCACCCGCTCGAACGGTGGAATCCGCATACAAGTAATTGAGTAAGAGTCGGGCCCCGCCACGCCCTTCCACCAACCCCTGCTCCCCTGTTCTGCCCACTTGGGCCGAGAGGGCCGAGAAAGGATCGGTCAGAAGGAGAACCCGCGCCTTCCCATCGGGAAGAAGTTCTTGCACTTGCCCCAGAACGACCGAGCGTCCGTCCTGAACGGTGATGACCGCATCGCCCATGGCGACAGTGGGGGAATCTATTTTAACAAGTAGAGAATGAAACCAGTCCGCCGGATCTCGAGCCCAGACGCGGGCTCCGGTGGCACGATACCCGGCCCCCACAGAGATCCCCAGGAGACCCGTGAGACGTTCGTTTTCCTCTTCCAATGTTTCCAAGCGGGCGGTGTCCAAACGATCTTGGATCCACTTGGATTCGAATTCTCTCGCTCGCTGATCGGCTCGAAAAAGGTCCGCCAATCGACCACCGAATCGTCCCGCCTGATCAAGTTCATCGATGACGGCCCCCCCCAGAGGAGACCAGAGCGAATAAAAAGTAATTTTAAGGGAGTGAACCACGCGATCCGCCGACCACGACAGGAAAGCCAGGCTGAGGAGAGAATAGAAACCGAAAAGAGTTAAGGTTTGGTGCCGATGAAACAAAAGGGGTCTCCCTGCGCCCCATGAGGGACGCGGTTCCGGAGGCGGGGAGAAAGAAGAACTTACAGGAACGACGATCGGCCGCGGGAACGCTTGATGTTGTCAAGCTCTTCCAAGTAGCGGCCGCAACCCATCACAACGCAGGTTAAAGGATCAGACGCTCGGGTGACCGGTAATTCAGTCTCTTGGGAAAGAAGTTCGGGAATCCCGCGCAAAAGGCTTCCCCCCCCCGCCAGGACGATACCCCGGTCCACCAGATCTGCCGAAAGCTCCGCTGGGGTTTCTTCCAACGTCGCTTTAACCACGTCAACAATGAGTTTGAGGGGTTCAGAAAGGGCTTGTCGGACTTCTTCTGACGATATGGTAATCGTCTTCGGAAGACCCGATACTTGGTCCCGTCCCTTCACCTCCAACGACTGCTCGTCCACCAAGGGGAAGGCGCTACCGATTTTAATCTTGACGTCTTCCGCGGTTGTTTCGCCAATGAGCAGGTTGTACTTTCGTCGAAAATATTGCACGATGGACTCATCCATTTCATCCCCCGCCACATCCAGGGACTTCGAGACCACC
The sequence above is drawn from the Elusimicrobiota bacterium genome and encodes:
- a CDS encoding rod shape-determining protein MreC, with the translated sequence MFHRHQTLTLFGFYSLLSLAFLSWSADRVVHSLKITFYSLWSPLGGAVIDELDQAGRFGGRLADLFRADQRAREFESKWIQDRLDTARLETLEEENERLTGLLGISVGAGYRATGARVWARDPADWFHSLLVKIDSPTVAMGDAVITVQDGRSVVLGQVQELLPDGKARVLLLTDPFSALSAQVGRTGEQGLVEGRGGARLLLNYLYADSTVRAGDEIVTAGLGDVYPPHVLVGHVTDVVEPVGASSKRAAVFPAARLGFVRELLILSPVNEKSITRNKTP
- the mrdA gene encoding penicillin-binding protein 2, yielding MLNRTSSLFSSREDYRIFLLSSFVTVVFFTLLLRLFYLQVVRGQDMERRAKMNSTQVLPLLAPRGLVFARDGNTDEPLLENAPRFSLYYSYSDKATTSIESIKRELSERLPESFKIIQQKLAEARKSGKITRVLTDIPSPVALALMERRLFLPGVNILVEPQRRPRYGFLACHILGYAGEVDETELRRSRDQGLRHGQWVGKNGIERVYDELLRGTDGGLQFEVDAMGRHLQVVRRIPSSPGNDVYLTINRRLQSVAEAGLAASISGRGAAVALDPQTGAVLALASAPGYDSSGNLGAYLSDQALPLFNRAIQGIYPPGSVFKIVTAATGLQDIDWDTRKSFLCTGSYRLGDREFGCWNKHGQKEFFGAVAFSCNIYFYNIGRALGPDPIEAMAKAFGFGEKTGIELAGESSGLVPGRSWKKKVMRQGWFEGDTLNFSIGQGAMTATPLQAAVFFAALANGGTVWRPYVVDRVVSPENKILFHQNPDPRQRVVLKETVWATLRRAMEGVVLEGSGRGVQRSDLVIGAKTGTAQNPHGEDHSWFTAYAGRPGQKPGLALAVFVENGGHGSVSAGPIARAMINEFYPRESL
- the mreD gene encoding rod shape-determining protein MreD, with translation MKRFLAYFSLSLLFMWIFQILFLYIIPTGWPTPQWLLLVTLVLGSQGRTKLAMTLGFLWGLALDVHGMSAFGVQGWLLAFVGFVSGTLSKNLNEDKFGTQLSLAVAATCVVEIGIYILASFFDQSRVGRPGLGLVLIHIFLNGLAAPAVFWAVTAWSDFWVPRPSKANA